The proteins below are encoded in one region of Aeromonas veronii:
- a CDS encoding carbon-nitrogen hydrolase family protein, whose product MWLAAIQLISGRHWQDNQARIEAELAALPAQRPLLALLPENFALFGERQGYLDGAESLGDGPIQRQLADWARAHGIWLVAGAMPTRIPGSSHIHTSSLVFAPDGECKGHYHKIHLFDVDVADNHGRYRESETFSPGHEPALVDSPFGPLGLSICYDLRFPELYRQLAFAGARVLLVPAAFTAVTGEAHWEPLLRARAIENQCYVVAANQGGTHETGRQTWGHSMVIDPWGRVLACQPSGNATVLAQMDGELVEELKRTMPVLSHARLL is encoded by the coding sequence ATGTGGTTAGCCGCCATTCAGTTGATTTCAGGCCGTCACTGGCAGGACAACCAGGCACGGATCGAAGCCGAGCTGGCAGCCTTGCCGGCACAGCGCCCTCTGCTGGCCCTGCTGCCGGAAAACTTCGCCCTCTTTGGCGAGCGGCAGGGTTATCTGGACGGTGCCGAGTCCCTCGGTGATGGCCCCATTCAAAGACAGCTGGCCGACTGGGCCAGAGCTCACGGGATCTGGCTGGTGGCCGGCGCCATGCCGACCCGGATCCCGGGTTCGAGCCATATCCATACCAGCTCGCTGGTGTTTGCCCCCGATGGGGAGTGCAAGGGGCACTACCACAAGATCCATCTGTTCGACGTGGACGTGGCGGATAACCACGGCCGATACCGGGAGTCGGAAACCTTCAGCCCGGGCCACGAGCCCGCCCTGGTGGATTCCCCCTTTGGTCCACTCGGCCTCTCTATCTGTTATGATCTGCGTTTTCCCGAGCTCTATCGCCAGCTGGCCTTCGCCGGCGCCCGGGTGTTGCTGGTGCCCGCCGCCTTCACCGCCGTGACTGGCGAGGCGCACTGGGAACCACTGTTGCGGGCCCGCGCCATCGAGAACCAGTGTTACGTGGTGGCGGCCAATCAGGGGGGGACCCATGAGACGGGGCGCCAGACTTGGGGCCACAGCATGGTGATCGACCCCTGGGGCCGGGTGCTGGCCTGCCAGCCATCGGGCAATGCCACCGTGCTGGCGCAGATGGATGGCGAACTGGTCGAGGAGCTGAAACGCACCATGCCGGTGCTGAGTCATGCCCGACTGCTGTGA
- a CDS encoding MFS transporter — translation MTTVTTPREHNRPLNRQDYKTLSLAALGGALEFYDFIIFVFFAVVIGALFFPADIPEWLRQFQTFGIFAAGYLARPLGGIIMAHFGDLIGRKRMFTLSIIMMALPTLLIGLLPTYATLGIAAPLLLLLLRILQGAAIGGEVPGAWVFVAEHVPAKRVGVACGTLTAGLTAGILLGSLVATAINRGMSPVEVSEWGWRLAFVLGGVFGIVAMYLRRWLHETPVFAEMQANKALAEELPLKTVLREHKGSVIVSMLLTWLLSAGIVVVILMTPTYLQKAHGITPTDALTANSLAILALTLGCICYGRLIDAIGSGPTFMLGSLLLAATTYAFYHGLAAGMDQLIPLYVLVGFAVGIVGAVPYVMVNAFPAVVRFSGLSFSYNVAYAIFGGLTPMLVTLWMKEDMLAPSHYVVSLAALGFVLGLIFWLRQRSQHQTRPQIA, via the coding sequence ATGACTACAGTCACCACACCGCGTGAGCATAATCGCCCCCTCAACCGACAGGATTACAAGACCCTGAGCCTGGCGGCCCTCGGCGGCGCCCTCGAGTTTTACGATTTTATCATCTTCGTCTTCTTCGCCGTGGTCATCGGCGCGCTGTTCTTCCCGGCCGATATCCCCGAGTGGCTGCGCCAGTTCCAGACCTTCGGCATCTTCGCCGCCGGTTATCTGGCCCGCCCCCTTGGCGGCATCATCATGGCCCACTTCGGCGATCTCATCGGCCGCAAGCGCATGTTCACCCTGAGCATCATCATGATGGCCCTGCCCACCCTGCTGATCGGCCTGCTGCCCACCTATGCGACCCTCGGCATCGCCGCTCCCCTGCTGCTGCTGCTGCTGCGGATCCTGCAAGGGGCCGCCATCGGTGGCGAGGTGCCGGGTGCCTGGGTGTTCGTGGCCGAACACGTGCCCGCCAAACGGGTCGGCGTCGCCTGCGGCACCCTCACCGCGGGGCTGACCGCCGGCATCCTGCTCGGCTCCCTGGTCGCCACCGCCATCAACCGCGGCATGAGCCCGGTCGAGGTGAGCGAGTGGGGCTGGCGCCTGGCCTTCGTGCTCGGCGGTGTCTTTGGCATCGTCGCCATGTATCTGCGCCGCTGGCTGCACGAGACCCCGGTGTTTGCCGAGATGCAGGCCAACAAGGCGCTGGCCGAGGAGCTGCCTCTCAAGACGGTGCTCCGTGAACACAAGGGCAGCGTCATCGTCTCCATGCTGCTGACCTGGCTGCTCTCCGCCGGCATCGTGGTGGTGATCCTGATGACCCCGACCTATCTGCAGAAGGCGCATGGCATCACCCCGACCGACGCCCTGACCGCCAACTCCCTGGCGATCCTGGCCCTGACCCTGGGTTGCATCTGCTATGGCCGCCTCATTGATGCCATCGGCAGCGGACCCACCTTCATGCTGGGCTCCCTGCTGCTGGCTGCCACGACCTATGCGTTCTATCACGGTCTGGCGGCGGGCATGGATCAGCTGATCCCCCTCTACGTCCTGGTCGGCTTCGCCGTCGGCATCGTCGGGGCCGTACCCTATGTGATGGTCAACGCCTTCCCGGCCGTGGTGCGCTTCTCCGGGTTGTCCTTCTCCTACAACGTGGCCTACGCCATCTTCGGCGGCCTGACCCCCATGCTGGTGACCCTGTGGATGAAGGAGGACATGCTGGCACCATCACACTATGTGGTCAGTCTGGCTGCCCTTGGCTTCGTTCTCGGCCTGATCTTCTGGCTCCGCCAGCGTAGCCAGCATCAGACCCGGCCACAGATAGCCTGA
- a CDS encoding YhdP family protein, producing the protein MVYRWLSRGWLALGVFFVLLAILVSVVRLGGPLLNQHRQALIATLTGNSQLDISVEHVGLDWTQRGPAIELQGLAISPDSGRFSVRLGKVWAHLDFWRSLNEWKPVFGQLMLSDGDMALDLTRPTTPSSDKNPDQQEALLRFLLTQLSTFDIHDTRLSITTALGEVRALNIAQLRWQNRGKRHQGVGKAYLINGIGESTIDLILDVDAPEVRLDRLKGQLYLGASELDISPMLAKIHAGAPKVAGQLDFQLWSEFAGGQLGNSLLAFGDNHLIWRDERKGALHRLELRGGKIQLRREGEGWQLASHDVIFKLDGTTWLHSRLQLERVKDRIQGYVPAIDLNQVASLSQLVSGLYPKLTETLKRTQPTGQLQELVLQAGGDWQGLSLSGRFVGLGTQAWQDVPGLQDLNGEFWLTPTGGSTRLTLGKGVVDPARHFKEPIPVDSLGARLDWWQAPQGWVLYGQDIVLDNPDLHLASRFRLELFEHPFLALTGRIDVKTAAHADRYYPLAVMSDGLVDYLSGAIKGGQAKSADLLWYGEFRDFPYDKGQGVFQVAVPLEKATYEFFPGWQPLTDLQIDLLFQNAGLDMNSRSTRLGKASSDSVHAWIPDLSPGAHLYVDAKVAGEGKAISDYLQDSPLKDSVGQALREIEIRGPMKGTVKLDIPLDGEGEVKASGDASFHNNKVRIATLDMPLEGVEGKLEYDNEHTRFSNLKASLWNQPLTLDYQGKQLPNHYQVDLKLKGVWDSSRQRRDIPALDLLKGRSNWSGTLGLTLPHDKPFSFQLALDSNLQGMGLDLPSPLTKVADSRLPLKVSVRGRDGSADIRGVLGADLDMQSRLVYGEGAPYLSRVRVDVGQPGARVLQDKPMLLAINQQQADVAGWVARLHQWLPEQGPGGNAVVGPSFLPEEWWVDGQLARADIGSANLKAVHFTVGPVSQATEVMIDSPDVMGVVRVPVTDKQPIDAKFARIYWSGKGSDLSPKADPRQDQAIMDAIPWLSFSCVDCRFGKLPLGELKGELVPGTNSLSLKGLEMKLAGSTLKGNAQWLSQSGQMQTRASARISTQNSELLLKRLGFTSPIGDAPGKLALDLNWQDVPYRLNLPSLAGTADYQLEGGTLREVNDKGARLLSLLSLDSLMRKLRLDFRDVFDKGFYFESMSASARIKQGVAENKDFYMKGAAGNLRGEGIADLVRWRLDYELSFSPNLGGTLPVVAAFSLTPITGLYVLALSKLLEPVVDVVTRIDFRVSGPLDDPKLIEAGRDRARIKLNQQQKEAVDAVAPSLPAQEVTPFLLNPKHQGSGQR; encoded by the coding sequence TTGGTCTATCGCTGGTTGAGTCGGGGCTGGTTAGCCCTCGGGGTCTTCTTCGTGCTGCTGGCCATCCTGGTCAGTGTGGTGCGTCTTGGCGGCCCCTTGCTCAACCAGCACAGACAGGCACTCATTGCGACCCTGACCGGCAACAGCCAGCTCGACATCAGCGTCGAGCATGTCGGCCTGGACTGGACCCAGCGCGGGCCCGCCATTGAGCTGCAAGGGCTCGCCATCTCCCCGGACTCCGGCCGCTTCTCCGTTCGCCTTGGCAAGGTCTGGGCCCACCTCGACTTCTGGCGCTCCCTCAACGAATGGAAACCCGTCTTTGGCCAGCTGATGCTGAGCGATGGGGACATGGCGCTGGATCTGACCCGGCCGACGACGCCGAGTAGCGACAAGAACCCGGACCAGCAGGAGGCGCTGCTGCGTTTCCTGCTGACCCAGCTCTCCACCTTCGACATCCACGACACTCGCCTCAGCATCACCACGGCGCTGGGAGAAGTGCGAGCCCTCAACATCGCCCAGCTCCGTTGGCAGAACCGGGGCAAGCGTCATCAGGGGGTGGGCAAGGCCTACCTCATCAACGGCATCGGCGAGAGCACCATCGATCTCATCCTGGATGTGGATGCCCCCGAGGTGCGCCTCGACAGATTGAAGGGACAGCTCTACCTGGGGGCCAGCGAGCTCGATATCAGCCCCATGCTGGCCAAGATCCACGCCGGTGCGCCCAAGGTGGCCGGCCAGCTCGACTTCCAGCTCTGGAGCGAATTTGCCGGTGGTCAGCTGGGCAACTCCCTGCTGGCGTTTGGTGACAATCACCTCATCTGGCGGGACGAGCGTAAGGGGGCTCTCCATCGCCTCGAGCTGCGCGGTGGCAAGATCCAGCTGCGCCGCGAGGGGGAGGGGTGGCAGCTCGCCAGTCACGATGTCATCTTCAAGCTCGACGGTACGACCTGGCTGCACAGCCGGCTGCAGCTCGAGCGGGTAAAGGATCGCATCCAGGGCTATGTGCCTGCCATTGATCTCAACCAGGTGGCGAGTCTGAGCCAGCTGGTCTCCGGCCTCTACCCCAAGCTGACCGAGACCCTCAAGCGTACCCAGCCCACCGGCCAGTTGCAGGAGCTGGTGCTGCAGGCGGGCGGGGATTGGCAGGGACTCTCCCTCAGCGGGCGTTTCGTCGGGCTGGGTACCCAGGCCTGGCAGGATGTTCCGGGTCTGCAGGACTTGAACGGCGAGTTCTGGCTGACACCGACGGGGGGCAGCACTCGCCTGACCCTCGGCAAGGGCGTGGTGGATCCCGCCCGCCACTTCAAGGAACCCATCCCGGTAGACAGTCTGGGGGCTCGGCTCGACTGGTGGCAGGCGCCACAGGGCTGGGTGCTCTATGGCCAGGATATCGTGCTGGACAACCCGGATCTGCATCTGGCCAGCCGCTTCCGGCTCGAGCTGTTCGAGCATCCCTTCCTCGCTCTCACCGGTCGCATCGACGTCAAGACGGCGGCCCATGCGGATCGCTACTACCCCCTGGCGGTGATGAGCGACGGTTTGGTGGACTATCTGAGCGGCGCCATCAAGGGGGGGCAGGCAAAGAGTGCAGACCTGCTCTGGTACGGGGAGTTCAGGGATTTCCCCTATGACAAGGGTCAGGGGGTCTTCCAGGTGGCGGTGCCGCTCGAGAAGGCCACTTACGAGTTCTTCCCCGGTTGGCAACCCCTCACCGATCTGCAGATCGACCTATTGTTCCAGAATGCGGGGCTGGACATGAACAGCCGCTCCACACGCCTTGGCAAGGCGAGCTCGGACTCGGTGCATGCCTGGATCCCGGATCTCTCCCCCGGTGCCCATCTCTACGTGGATGCCAAGGTGGCGGGCGAGGGCAAGGCCATCAGCGATTATCTGCAAGACTCCCCGCTGAAGGATTCGGTCGGACAGGCCTTGCGGGAGATAGAGATCCGTGGGCCCATGAAGGGAACCGTCAAGCTGGATATTCCCCTCGACGGCGAGGGGGAGGTGAAGGCCAGCGGGGATGCCAGCTTCCACAACAACAAGGTCAGGATTGCCACCCTGGACATGCCGCTGGAGGGGGTCGAGGGCAAGCTTGAGTATGACAACGAACACACCCGGTTCAGCAATCTCAAGGCCAGCCTCTGGAACCAGCCGCTGACCCTGGACTATCAGGGCAAGCAACTGCCAAACCACTATCAGGTCGACCTCAAACTCAAGGGGGTCTGGGACAGCAGCCGGCAGCGCCGGGATATTCCGGCCCTCGATCTGCTCAAGGGCCGTAGTAACTGGAGCGGCACCCTGGGGCTGACATTGCCCCATGACAAGCCGTTCAGCTTCCAGCTGGCATTGGACTCCAACCTGCAGGGTATGGGGCTGGATCTGCCGTCTCCGCTGACCAAGGTCGCCGACAGCCGGTTGCCGCTCAAGGTCTCGGTACGAGGACGGGACGGCAGCGCCGACATCCGCGGCGTGCTGGGGGCTGACCTGGACATGCAGAGCCGCCTGGTGTACGGCGAGGGGGCCCCTTACCTGAGCCGGGTTCGGGTGGATGTCGGCCAGCCAGGGGCCAGGGTGCTGCAAGACAAGCCCATGCTGCTTGCCATCAACCAGCAGCAGGCTGACGTGGCTGGCTGGGTGGCGCGACTCCATCAGTGGCTGCCAGAGCAGGGCCCGGGCGGCAACGCCGTGGTCGGCCCCTCTTTCCTGCCGGAAGAGTGGTGGGTGGATGGTCAGCTGGCCCGCGCCGACATCGGCAGTGCCAACCTCAAGGCGGTGCATTTTACCGTGGGGCCGGTCAGCCAGGCCACCGAGGTGATGATCGACAGCCCGGACGTGATGGGGGTGGTGCGGGTGCCGGTCACCGACAAGCAGCCCATCGATGCCAAGTTTGCCCGCATCTATTGGTCCGGCAAGGGGTCAGATCTCAGCCCCAAGGCCGATCCCCGGCAGGATCAGGCCATCATGGATGCCATCCCCTGGCTCAGCTTCAGCTGCGTGGATTGCCGTTTCGGCAAACTGCCCCTCGGGGAACTCAAAGGAGAGCTGGTTCCCGGCACCAACAGCCTGTCGCTCAAGGGACTGGAGATGAAGCTCGCCGGCAGCACCCTCAAGGGCAATGCGCAGTGGCTGTCACAATCCGGCCAGATGCAGACACGGGCCAGCGCCAGGATCAGCACCCAGAACAGCGAGCTGCTGCTCAAGCGCCTCGGCTTTACCTCCCCCATCGGCGACGCCCCGGGCAAGCTGGCGCTGGATCTGAACTGGCAGGACGTGCCCTATCGCCTGAACCTGCCGAGCCTGGCCGGTACGGCGGACTATCAGCTGGAAGGGGGCACATTGCGGGAGGTCAACGACAAGGGAGCGCGTCTGCTCTCCCTGCTCAGTCTGGACTCGCTGATGCGCAAGCTGCGCCTCGATTTTCGTGATGTGTTCGACAAGGGCTTCTATTTTGAGTCCATGTCCGCCTCGGCCCGGATCAAGCAGGGGGTAGCCGAGAACAAGGACTTCTACATGAAGGGGGCGGCGGGCAACCTGCGTGGGGAGGGTATCGCCGATCTGGTGCGCTGGCGCCTCGATTACGAGCTGAGCTTCTCCCCCAACCTCGGCGGTACCCTGCCGGTGGTGGCGGCCTTCTCCCTGACCCCCATCACCGGACTCTATGTGCTGGCGCTCTCCAAGCTGCTGGAGCCCGTGGTGGATGTGGTGACCCGCATCGATTTTCGGGTTTCGGGCCCGCTGGACGATCCCAAACTCATCGAGGCGGGGCGGGATCGCGCCCGCATCAAGCTCAACCAGCAGCAGAAAGAGGCGGTGGATGCGGTGGCCCCCAGTCTGCCAGCACAAGAGGTGACCCCCTTCCTGCTCAATCCCAAGCACCAGGGCTCGGGTCAACGTTGA
- a CDS encoding ATP-binding protein — MTKTKVLLSWSSGKDSAWALHRLRQDPAIEVVGLFTTLNQAFERVAMHGVRKQLLMQQAECVGLPIETIDLPWPCSNEDYGRIMTGFIEGVVARGIRHMAFGDLFLEDVRAYRERQLEGTGISALFPLWGSDTRTLAGEMMAAGLKARISTLDPKRLEMSLGGHEFDEALLAALPEGVDPCGENGEFHTLAYDGPMFSRPLAIETGETVVRDGFVFTDLLPAGHQAR, encoded by the coding sequence ATGACGAAGACCAAGGTGCTGCTCTCCTGGAGCAGCGGCAAGGACAGCGCCTGGGCACTGCATCGGCTGCGCCAGGACCCGGCCATCGAGGTGGTGGGGCTGTTCACCACCCTCAATCAGGCGTTCGAGCGGGTCGCCATGCACGGGGTGCGCAAGCAGCTGCTGATGCAGCAGGCCGAGTGTGTGGGACTGCCGATAGAGACCATCGACCTACCCTGGCCCTGCAGCAACGAGGATTACGGCCGCATCATGACCGGTTTCATTGAAGGGGTGGTGGCGCGGGGGATTCGGCACATGGCGTTCGGGGATCTCTTCCTCGAGGATGTGCGCGCCTATCGGGAGCGTCAGCTAGAGGGGACCGGGATCTCGGCATTGTTCCCGCTCTGGGGCAGCGATACTCGCACCCTGGCGGGAGAGATGATGGCGGCCGGGCTGAAGGCGCGGATCAGCACCCTCGACCCCAAGCGGCTGGAGATGAGCCTGGGGGGGCACGAGTTCGACGAGGCTCTGCTGGCGGCCCTCCCGGAGGGGGTGGATCCGTGCGGCGAGAACGGGGAGTTTCACACCCTGGCCTATGACGGTCCCATGTTCTCGCGGCCGCTGGCCATCGAGACAGGGGAAACCGTGGTAAGAGACGGATTCGTCTTTACGGATCTGCTGCCTGCGGGCCACCAGGCGAGATGA
- the ypfJ gene encoding KPN_02809 family neutral zinc metallopeptidase has translation MRWQNRRESNNVEDRRQDGGGSGGGGLPIGGKGRLILVVVVMIAGYYGVDLSPLLNDPAPQTQAPRQNVSQTANDPLAKFTSVMLASTEDAWSEIFTQSGSQYQPPKLVLYRGATRTGCGQGQSVMGPFYCPADKSVYIDLSFYQDMRDKLGADGDFAQGYVVAHEVGHHVQNLLGISTKVRQQQQGLSQVAQNRLSVKLELQADCFAGVWGHYMEREQVLEHGDIEEALNAAQAIGDDRLQQQGQGRVVPDSFTHGSSAQRLAWFKKGFDSGKPASCDTFAAR, from the coding sequence ATGCGCTGGCAAAATCGTCGGGAGAGCAACAACGTAGAAGACAGGCGTCAGGATGGGGGCGGCAGCGGAGGTGGCGGCCTGCCCATCGGCGGCAAGGGACGCCTCATCCTGGTGGTCGTAGTGATGATCGCCGGTTACTATGGGGTGGATCTCAGCCCCCTGCTCAACGATCCCGCGCCGCAAACCCAGGCGCCGCGCCAGAATGTGTCTCAAACGGCCAACGATCCTCTGGCCAAATTCACCTCCGTCATGCTCGCCTCCACCGAGGATGCCTGGAGCGAGATCTTCACCCAGAGCGGCAGCCAGTATCAGCCCCCCAAGCTGGTGCTCTATCGCGGCGCCACCCGCACCGGCTGCGGTCAGGGTCAGTCGGTGATGGGCCCCTTCTACTGCCCGGCGGACAAGTCCGTCTACATCGATCTCTCCTTCTATCAGGACATGCGCGACAAGCTCGGGGCCGACGGTGACTTCGCCCAGGGCTATGTGGTCGCCCACGAGGTGGGCCATCACGTCCAGAACCTGCTCGGCATCTCCACCAAGGTGCGCCAGCAGCAACAGGGACTGAGCCAGGTCGCCCAGAACCGACTCTCGGTCAAGCTGGAGCTGCAGGCCGACTGCTTCGCCGGGGTCTGGGGCCACTACATGGAGCGGGAGCAGGTGCTGGAACACGGGGATATCGAAGAGGCCCTCAACGCCGCCCAGGCCATCGGCGACGACAGGTTGCAGCAGCAGGGACAGGGCCGGGTGGTGCCGGACAGCTTCACCCATGGCAGCTCGGCCCAACGTCTGGCCTGGTTCAAGAAGGGCTTCGACAGCGGCAAACCCGCCAGTTGCGATACCTTCGCCGCCCGCTAG
- a CDS encoding MarC family NAAT transporter, with protein MFFQVVFIALLALLPMVNPPTTATLLLGLSKGMSREHVRRQINLAALYLFATLCVSFFIGSSILDLFGISIPGLRLAGGLIIAFIGFRMLFPVPTQAAENDINQSIAFVPLTMPSMCGPGTMALVISGAAQIAELPADYNRFVIYSGMVTAFALMSLLSWGVLKLADPVCKLLGATGIDAMTRIMGFLLVCMGMQFCINGVKEVAQDPVFHGAPAAQVQHHIPTGDRHIEPGQVAPKS; from the coding sequence ATGTTCTTCCAGGTCGTATTCATCGCCTTGCTGGCACTGCTGCCCATGGTCAACCCGCCCACCACCGCCACCCTGCTGCTGGGCCTGAGCAAAGGCATGTCACGCGAACATGTCCGGCGCCAGATCAATCTGGCCGCCCTCTATCTGTTCGCAACCCTCTGCGTCAGCTTCTTCATCGGCTCCTCCATCCTGGATCTGTTTGGTATCTCCATCCCCGGCCTGCGCCTGGCCGGTGGCCTCATCATCGCCTTCATCGGTTTTCGCATGCTGTTCCCGGTGCCGACGCAGGCTGCCGAGAATGACATCAACCAGAGCATCGCCTTCGTGCCCCTGACCATGCCCAGCATGTGCGGTCCCGGCACCATGGCGCTGGTGATCAGCGGCGCCGCCCAGATCGCCGAGCTGCCGGCTGACTACAACCGCTTCGTCATCTACTCCGGCATGGTCACCGCCTTCGCCCTGATGAGCCTGTTGAGCTGGGGTGTGCTCAAGCTGGCGGACCCGGTATGCAAGCTCCTCGGTGCCACCGGCATCGACGCCATGACCCGCATCATGGGCTTCCTGCTGGTGTGCATGGGCATGCAGTTCTGCATCAACGGCGTCAAGGAAGTGGCGCAGGACCCCGTGTTCCACGGCGCCCCGGCGGCCCAGGTCCAGCACCATATCCCCACCGGCGACAGACACATTGAACCCGGCCAGGTTGCCCCCAAATCCTGA
- the tldD gene encoding metalloprotease TldD, with amino-acid sequence MSLLSQVSASLLAPNDLDEGRLQQLLGSLMSHQVEFGDLYFQRSWHESWMLEDGIVKDGSYNIDQGVGVRAVSGEKTGFAYSDELSLLALQQSVTAARGIAAAGAQGKVKAWARTEANLLYPAMDPLQTLDKQQKIALLEQMDKFARSLDPAINQVMASISGVYEEILVAATDGTLAADVRPLVRLSVTVIAEKGDKRERGSAGGGGRFGYDYFLELDGLESRAFGYVREAVRQALVNLEAIDAPAGAIPVVLGAGWPGVLLHEAVGHGLEGDFNRKGSSAFAGRIGEQVASKHCTIVDDGTLPGRRGSVSIDDEGTPGGYNVLIENGILKGYLQDKQNARLMGVPLTGNGRRESYAALPMPRMTNTYMLAGQYDPAEIIASVKKGIYAPNFGGGQVDITSGKFVFSASEAYLIEDGKIGAPIKGATLIGNGPEAMSQVSMVGRDLQLDRGVGICGKEGQSVPVGVGQPTLRLDSLTVGGTQ; translated from the coding sequence TTGAGTCTATTGAGCCAGGTTAGTGCCTCCCTGTTGGCCCCGAACGATCTCGATGAGGGACGCCTGCAACAACTGCTCGGCAGCCTGATGAGCCACCAGGTGGAATTCGGCGACCTCTATTTCCAGCGCAGCTGGCACGAGTCCTGGATGCTGGAAGACGGCATCGTCAAGGATGGCAGCTACAACATCGATCAGGGGGTCGGGGTGCGCGCCGTCAGCGGCGAGAAGACCGGCTTCGCCTACTCGGACGAGCTGAGCCTGCTGGCCCTGCAGCAGTCGGTCACCGCCGCCCGCGGCATCGCCGCGGCCGGAGCTCAGGGCAAGGTGAAGGCCTGGGCCCGCACGGAGGCGAACCTGCTCTATCCGGCCATGGATCCCCTGCAGACCCTCGACAAGCAGCAGAAGATCGCCCTGCTCGAGCAGATGGACAAGTTTGCCCGCAGCCTGGATCCCGCCATCAATCAGGTGATGGCCTCCATCAGCGGCGTCTATGAAGAGATCCTGGTGGCGGCTACCGACGGCACCCTGGCCGCCGACGTGCGCCCCCTGGTGCGGTTGTCGGTGACCGTCATTGCCGAGAAGGGCGACAAGCGTGAGCGCGGCAGCGCCGGTGGCGGTGGCCGCTTCGGCTATGACTATTTCCTCGAGCTGGATGGTCTGGAGAGCCGCGCCTTCGGCTATGTGCGGGAAGCCGTGCGCCAGGCCCTGGTGAACCTGGAAGCCATCGATGCACCGGCCGGTGCCATACCCGTGGTGCTCGGCGCAGGCTGGCCCGGGGTCTTGCTGCACGAGGCGGTGGGTCATGGGCTGGAGGGAGACTTCAACCGCAAGGGCTCCTCCGCCTTCGCCGGTCGCATCGGCGAGCAGGTCGCCTCCAAACATTGCACCATCGTCGATGATGGCACCCTGCCGGGTCGACGTGGCTCCGTCTCCATCGATGACGAAGGGACGCCGGGTGGCTACAACGTGTTGATCGAAAACGGGATCCTCAAGGGTTACCTGCAAGACAAGCAGAATGCCCGGCTGATGGGGGTGCCGCTGACCGGCAACGGCCGCCGTGAATCCTATGCCGCCCTGCCGATGCCACGTATGACCAACACCTACATGCTGGCGGGTCAGTACGATCCGGCGGAGATCATCGCCTCGGTGAAGAAGGGGATCTATGCCCCCAATTTCGGTGGCGGTCAGGTGGACATCACCTCCGGCAAGTTCGTCTTCTCCGCCTCCGAGGCCTACCTCATCGAGGATGGCAAGATTGGTGCTCCCATCAAGGGGGCTACCCTCATCGGCAACGGCCCGGAGGCCATGAGCCAGGTCTCCATGGTGGGTCGGGATCTGCAACTGGATCGCGGTGTCGGCATCTGCGGCAAGGAGGGGCAGAGCGTCCCGGTCGGGGTCGGCCAGCCGACCCTGAGACTCGACAGCCTGACCGTGGGCGGCACCCAGTAA
- a CDS encoding GNAT family N-acetyltransferase, with protein sequence MILSERLALRELNLTDAPFILELLNDGDFHRWIGDRGVRTLSDAEEYIQQGPAVSYARYGHGLYLVSRREDGARIGICGLIKRDTLPCEDIGYAFLPAYRGLGYGVEAAQAAIRDGRERLGIERVIAIVTPGNERSVALLAKLGLTQGKLVKLGDSEEECLLLEASDKEPCVLS encoded by the coding sequence ATGATTCTCTCCGAGCGCCTCGCCCTGCGCGAGCTCAATCTCACCGATGCCCCCTTCATCCTCGAACTGCTCAACGATGGCGACTTCCACCGCTGGATAGGCGATCGGGGCGTGCGCACCCTGAGCGATGCCGAAGAGTATATCCAGCAGGGGCCGGCGGTCAGCTATGCCCGGTATGGGCACGGTCTCTATCTGGTCAGCCGACGGGAAGATGGCGCCAGGATAGGCATCTGCGGTCTCATCAAGCGCGATACCCTGCCGTGCGAAGACATCGGCTACGCCTTCCTGCCGGCTTACCGTGGCCTGGGATACGGGGTTGAGGCGGCGCAGGCCGCGATCCGGGATGGGCGTGAGCGCCTCGGCATCGAGCGGGTCATCGCCATCGTCACTCCGGGCAACGAGCGTTCGGTCGCGCTGCTGGCCAAGTTGGGGCTCACTCAGGGCAAGCTGGTCAAACTGGGTGACAGTGAGGAGGAGTGCCTGCTGCTGGAAGCATCGGACAAGGAGCCGTGCGTTTTATCGTGA